The Arachis duranensis cultivar V14167 chromosome 2, aradu.V14167.gnm2.J7QH, whole genome shotgun sequence genome has a window encoding:
- the LOC107473080 gene encoding uncharacterized protein LOC107473080, whose translation MKFICEVVILSLSIIVIQSSITFSRELGSPNHIKTTTFYTKTFVLEPGKVSRQTFFDVEFPRGHVGIKNLQAELVDEHGNSIPLYEAYLHHYFVLRYFENITISQHANKSQPNYGKYFKRNDGACQTFVNSISWGLGVDARRTSTELPDPFRVEVGTHPEDVPKEYDEEKWLINILVIDTRGLEDKKGCSQCRCDLLDVKSKDLTNTTGIDGTPLPSDYKGGIFCCEKKSQCKLQQGYNEKQKREVAIKYTISWVEWDQQQVPLKFYILDVTDQVTYNGSEPIHHCAVEYSINPEKIDEGHYHIKKTNIPMTKGGSLIYITAHVHSGIVNATLYGEDGRRLCEIKPIYGTGKEAGNEEGYAVGASGCYPKPGSMKIKDGENLTAEFIHENKYTTGLMGHFYVYLAEDLPKSL comes from the exons ATGAAGTTTATTTGCGAAGTGGTGATATTATCATTGTCAATTATAGTAATACAATCGAGCATCACATTCTCACGAGAACTTGGAAGTCCAAATCATATCAAGACAACTACTTTTTATACCAAAACGTTCGTACTGGAACCAGGAAAGGTTAGCAGACAAACTTTTTTTGATGTTGAGTTTCCAAGAGGCCACGTTGGAATCAAGAATTTACAAGCCGAACTAGTTGATGAACATGGAAACTCTATACCACTGTATGAGGCTTACCTGCaccattattttgttttaagatattttgaaaatatcacCATTTCACAACATGCTAATAAAAGTCAACCTAATTACGGTAAGTATTTTAAGAGAAACGATGGTGCATGTCAAACTTTCGTTAATTCAATTTCTTGGGGTCTTGGAGTTGACGCACGAAGAACTAGTACAGAACTACCAGATCCATTTAGAGTAGAAGTAGGTACGCATCCTGAGGATGTTCCGAAGGAATATGATGAAGAGAAATGGTTAATCAATATTTTGGTCATTGACACACGTGGTTTAGAAGACAAGAAAGGTTGCTCCCAATGCAGATGTGACCTTTTAGACGTCAAAAGTAAAGATTTGACAAACACAACAGGCATTGATGGAACACCATTGCCTAGTGATTACAAAGGAGGAATTTTTTGTTGCGAGAAGAAGTCTCAATGCAAATTACAACAGGGatacaatgaaaaacaaaagagagaaGTTGCTATTAAATATACAATATCATGGGTTGAATGGGATCAACAGCAAGTGCCTCTTAAGTTTTATATTCTTGATGTTACTGATCAAGTCACATATAATGGATCCGAACCAATTCATCATTGCGCG GTAGAGTATTCTATAAATCCAGAAAAGATTGATGAAGGACACTACCATATTAAGAAAACAAATATTCCAATGACAAAAGGTGGTAGTCTCATCTATATTACTGCTCATGTACATTCAGGAATTGTTAATGCAACTTTATATGGAGAG gATGGAAGAAGATTATGTGAAATTAAGCCAATATATGGAACAGGAAAAGAGGCAGGCAATGAAGAAGGTTATGCTGTTGGAGCGTCTGGTTGCTATCCAAAACCGGGCTCTATGAAGATTAAAGATGGTGAAAATTTAACTGCAGAATTTATACATGAAAACAAATATACCACTGGACTTATGGGGCATTTCTATGTCTATTTGGCAGAAGACTTACCAAAATCTTTGTAA